The sequence ATCAATGATTGTTATTTGAACTTAGTTGTTGCCAGgggtaaaattattaaataacaaactgCCTTTTACGCCTGGCTTATACATCTGGAATAGCATGCTAAaaccaaaaaacaaaattaagaaattgAGGACTCTTGCCTCACATTTACTTGAATACTATGTTGCCATTTCCTTAATAGatggtataaaaaaaaggtaaattacttactgtttatataaaaacagtGCCAGGCAAGCGTCAGTTTTTAGAATGACTTAAATTCAATTTCAGATTTTAGATCGTCATTCCAAATGAATAAACCCGGCCTTCCAGGAAACAGTCTTTACGCGTGATTCAGGgtaagtaaaaaacaaaaatttgatACATGACAGACGAGTGTAAAATTATGATTTGGAAGCATGGTCTGACTTTAGCTGCTTCTTTGTGAAACGAAGTAAAAAAAAGTGATTGCAAGCTGACACTAGAGTTGgataggacatgacatgaaaaagagtttgtaagagtagcctctttttagcattgagccggtacaatgtcctacttcaaatgagacGAGGCGAACTGAGGCTCGGCGCTTCAATGcgcgccttacagtattttataatgttaacactcaaaatatttcccttttGCTCGCGAGTCGAAACGCAGTAAtttaatgttcattgtaaaataacgtcctattgtaatttgtagcattcggttctctacctcactgtcctcgtcctTTAACCAAagacggagaatgagtaacgcgactatcgcgacataaaatttgaagtagtacaatatataattttgagccactcttacattttgacgtcatgtaccggacaaatgtaccgcctcttgtatgtcctatcAACATTAGCTGACACAAGATATGACACTTGACATACGAAtttccatattatatattataattatttgtctcTGTCTGATTATAACTCTGTTTAGGTTTAGTGTTATTgcttgatttatatttttacggcTTTATATGGAATATCTATGAGAATAATTGAACATAATAAATTcactatgaataaatttatggGACTTTTTCGTATGAAAAGCTTACTGGAGTTCCGGACAGTAAGTACACGAATAACAGCAGATGGTAAAGAAGTACCCAAAACcaaaaatttagaaaatagaATTACTCTGATTGGTGCTGATAATAGCGTTAGTATAACAGATCTCAAAAGTGCTCAAAATTTGTCTTTAAAACGTGagttaaaattagtaaaaattcaAGATGTTGATTCCAAAACTAGACGGCCTGTCTATAAGTAAGTATACAAAAATTACTGCAATGTAGCCATTCTGTATACCCATTCTTTGAAACTTAtcttttgatataataaaattgaaacaaaaacaacacCTAGAATTATTGTTGTCTGTatgtctttatatttttacacgCATCATACACAAGtgctgcatggaattgaatgcagttttcactaatgaattattatattaccaatGTCTGTAGGCCCCACTTTAatctggaaaatataaagcaggacttttatcacAGATGCAAACTTTGTCATGCGATGAAGCAATTGGCAattgtgttaatattattatctggACCTCAACTTTAATTGATGTTCATTCATTAGAATTTAGGCTATAAAGTACTAATAGGGTACcagactcatttttgttctttactattatcaaatatttacgttatataaattataacacaaaaggaattatgaaaatccagtaaaaaatcaacaagttataagtctttgaattttggTGGAAAGGGTAGataacaagaaacaaaaaagagaaaatatccACATATGAcatcatcgggaattacgacgcgtgcgaaagaaagagatgaagcaatatccccacatcgtgcccacttctgcacgttacaatattttaaatatgaattactcgctcattttttaaccaatttttatgctgttttcgcagacatgcttctttttcgtattaaaagccattacatatagaataatgtacaaaatcaagcataggccggtcccctattctggTTTTATTCTGAAAATGTGTTTTAGTCTGTGATAATGTTGGATTATAGGATTTTTGTAAAAGTAAGGGATAATATTTTTAGgagaaaacaaaattttactacaTCCAGTcctttttaattgaaatgtttgggtGCACTATTCTAAGTTTGGAATTTTTTAGGCTTATGAACAATGCAGAATATCATGCAGAAGAATTAGCAAGAAGAAAGGAAAAACAAGCTGTTCGgcaaaacagttttataaaacgAGAAAAGTTTCTAACATTTTCATCACGAA is a genomic window of Manduca sexta isolate Smith_Timp_Sample1 chromosome 22, JHU_Msex_v1.0, whole genome shotgun sequence containing:
- the LOC115448890 gene encoding translation initiation factor IF-3, mitochondrial encodes the protein MRIIEHNKFTMNKFMGLFRMKSLLEFRTVSTRITADGKEVPKTKNLENRITLIGADNSVSITDLKSAQNLSLKRELKLVKIQDVDSKTRRPVYKLMNNAEYHAEELARRKEKQAVRQNSFIKREKFLTFSSRIGEHDLMTGVKKMIKLLEKQYEIKVVVAGEGEGTAKIEQISDVVEKNIKAIGKMVQKRNKGNNLKFQLVPIKQNLSQDSNEKSSSGNESDHGPL